The proteins below come from a single Antennarius striatus isolate MH-2024 chromosome 18, ASM4005453v1, whole genome shotgun sequence genomic window:
- the rb1cc1 gene encoding RB1-inducible coiled-coil protein 1 → MKLYVFQVNNGITLTFDTDLAVQSVLELKNAIQAKYKIAIPHQILVVNGGECMAADRRVCSYSAGTETNPIFLFNKDMILSDRDPIIPKTTFSIESEIQVKVEESLLMPAVFHTVASRTQLALEMFEVANKLCSFCERLVHDEHLQHQGWAAIMANLDDCTLSYQKLLMKFESAYSNYQSDLEDVKMKLTKLGTAVSVMARIPLLECLTRHSYRESMERSSSTPQKDSDETEEEKSTDSVRCTANVGRPFSTSATATCDPTGDQEPNVMTDSGGRRAVLLDDSTPESANPPYFNVTLLDWVNVQDRPNDVESVVRKCFDSINRLDPRIIEPFLADCHDTIIKLDNQNMKAIKGLEDRLYALDQMIASCKKLVNEQKELAQGFSANQKRAENLKDTSVLPDLCLSHTNQLMIMLNNHRKLLEIKKKCTTAKQELASNLQIRLKWCCYVMLHADQDGERLQALFRLLIELTERVRVVEALSSVPQMYCLGVVEVVRRKMFMRRYREWAYALVKDGKILYEAEKFKRESFGKLFRKSFLRNRLFKGLDSWPPTSFCTQKPRRFDDELPEISIEDLQYLKSCCPVEVQSFLMVPAMCDCEPLNRHIESLRQLAQAVQSMDEMSRTVTDLLSEQRESSSRSSHRSTVVTSQSEIKPGTPTPMSSKTLSPLSLQGPSCQPLNVPVPAPLEDLSPDSIDAQTFDFETIGHPNMDPVLQQGSLDLDSLAESPESDFMSAVNEFVIEENLTSPNQISDPTSPEMMVESLYSSVINAIDSKRMQDTTTLQRENSWIAVLRQVIDRYRSAAEECHANLRSVKDDLCHLRGVVSKEHHDFSFVLRNINTEIRRIVDNICHTREQELKEQHQCELIYLRQDLEKQVHTITEENQVNQNIIRDVQHAMLELECRLERKEKELTQLENEKEQWVEKESDQIDRIKILEQLTSNQAEEMKTVLASRDSLTSQLENLHCEIECSQEKIRQELEVVKQSHLKELEERIRQEHKVELENLIKDNQKTIEHLVAENTAKLSEAEDRRATVLNDKNKQFEDLEALNSELADLRCKLEMELALKESETDELRLRLETKMQQDEAVKFQVEVETRVLSEELAAVKKELQVKNEEYEVDRSELRTLMRIEKDHCISELVDRHEEETTLLRNELSSLQLQAQDAERKHAEQQQNLKQEIQQQLNAQNEEKEKQLRSFQELEKELRTVISSLQAENEQLSEQLEQNRLAIEKNVGKEEVSEVASLDAFKELEHQKEEMEKRLSEKIKQLENKLHDRPYSKSEEGLSLHDEGAADAGPSLPPDPAEQLEQQEKTSLQSQIELLEKKKNEEIQNIKTSLIAEQQTHFNTVLTHEKLKKEQIINDLTEQLHKVTQQQDKDKALIETLSEDRACVMQEKKHLEEELNRLRSTAMVSSAFFSPHTSAQELPEAAAARALPVSGACSSEFAAETDRLASVAAIRDDEQVDSAVEASMVTVHENILISEEKQRILLLERTLHMKEEENKRLSQRLMSQSMSSVSSRHSDKIAIRDFQVGDLVLIILDERHDNYVLFTVGPTLYFLHSESLTALDLKPATGTTRRPWVLGKVMEKEYCQAKKAQNRFKVPLGTKFYRVKAVPWNRKV, encoded by the exons ATGAAGTTGTATGTGTTCCAGGTCAACAATGGCATTACATTGACATTTGACACTGATCTTGCTGTCCAAAG TGTACTGGAGCTTAAAAATGCCATCCAAGCCAAATACAAGATTGCTATTCCACATCAAATCCTTGTTGTTAATGGAGGGGAGTGTATGGCTGCTGACAGACGTGTCTGCAGCTACAGTGCTGGCACT GAAACCAACCCCATATTCCTGTTCAACAAAGATATGATATTGTCTGACCGGGATCCAATAATCCCTAAAACCACCTTCTCAATTGAGAGTGAAATTCAAGTTAAGGTGGAGGAGTCTCTGCTCATGCCAGCTGTCTTTCATACTGTTGCTTCTAGAACACAACTTGCTCTG gAAATGTTTGAAGTTGCCAATAAACTTTGTTCTTTCTGTGAACGTTTGGTTCATGATGAACACCTTCAACACCAAGGCTGGGCTGCTATTATGGCTAATCTGGATGACTGCACTCTGTCTTATCAGAAGTTGCTCATGAAATTTGAGTCTGCTTACTCAAACTATCAATCTGACTTGGAAGATGTAAAGATGAAACTTACAAA ATTAGGAACAGCAGTTTCTGTAATGGCCAGGATACCACTGCTGGAATGTTTGACACGGCACAGTTACAGAGAGAGTATGGAAAGATCCAGCTCAACCCCTCAAAAAGATTCAgatgagacagaagaagaaaaatcaactGATTCTGTACGCTGCACTGCTAATGTGGGGAGGCCCTTCTCTACTTCAGCAACAGCAACTTGTGATCCAACTGGAGACCAGGAACCAAATGTAATGACTGACAGTGGTGGACGTAGAGCTGTGCTTTTGGATGATAGCACTCCAGAGTCTGCCAATCCACCCTACTTCAATGTCACATTATTAGATTGGGTCAATGTACAAGACAGGCCCAATGATGTGGAATCAGTTGTGAGAAAATGCTTTGACTCCATTAATAGG CTTGACCCAAGGATCATTGAACCCTTTCTGGCAGACTGTCATGACACAATTATCAAGCTAGATAATCAAAATATGAAAGCTATCAAAGGCCTTGAGGACAGGTTATATGCTCTTGACCAAATGATTGCAAGCTGCAAGAAGTTGgtaaatgaacaaaaagaacTTGCTCAG GGATTTTCGGCCAATCAGAAACGAGCCGAAAACCTGAAGGATACATCTGTTCTGCCTGACTTGTGTCTGAGTCACACCAACCAACTTATGATCATGTTAAACAAccacaggaagctgctggaaATCAAAAAGAAGTGCACCACTGCAAAGCAAGAACTTGCAAGCAACCTTCAAATTCGACTCAA GTGGTGCTGCTATGTAATGCTTCATGCAGACCAGGATGGTGAGAGGCTCCAGGCCCTGTTCCGACTTCTCATTGAGCTAACAGAAAGAGTGAGGGTGGTTGAAGCCCTCAGTAGTGTGCCCCAGATGTATTGCTTGGGAGTGGTGGAAGTTGTTAGGAGAAAAATGTTTATGCGCCGCTACAGAGAG TGGGCATATGCGCTTGTGAAGGATGGGAAAATTCTGTACGAAGCAGAGAAGTTTAAAAGGGAATCCTTTGGGAAACTCTTTA ggaAGTCTTTTCTCAGAAATCGTTTGTTTAAAGGACTTGATTCCTGGCCTCCAACGTCATTTTGT ACACAAAAGCCCAGAAGGTTTGATGATGAACTTCCAGAAATCTCTATTGAGGACCTGCAGTACTTGAAATCGTGTTGTCCTGTAGAAGTGCAGTCTTTCCTTAT gGTTCCTGCAATGTGTGACTGTGAGCCCTTGAATCGGCACATAGAGTCGCTTCGCCAGCTGGCTCAAGCTGTACAGAGTATGGATGAGATGTCTCGAACAGTTACTGACCTGTTAAGTGAACAAAGG GAATCCTCTAGTCGGAGCTCTCACAGATCAACTGTGGTGACGTCACAATCTGAAATTAAACCCGGAACCCCTACACCGATGTCCTCCAAAACGCTGTCCCCTCTTAGCCTTCAGGGACCCAGCTGCCAGCCCCTAAATGTTCCAGTTCCAGCTCCTCTTGAGGACTTATCCCCGGACAGCATAGATGCACAGACGTTTGACTTTGAAACTATTGGCCATCCAAACATGGACCCGGTCCTGCAGCAGGGCTCCCTTGATTTAGATTCACTCGCAGAGAGCCCCGAATCTGACTTCATGTCTGCTGTTAATGAATTTGTGATTGAAGAGAACTTGACCTCCCCAAACCAAATCAGTGACCCCACCAGCCCTGAAATGATGGTTGAGTCTTTGTATTCTTCTGTCATCAATGCTATTGACAGCAAGCGTATGCAGGACACCACAACACTACAGCGAGAGAACTCATGGATCGCTGTTCTCAGACAAGTTATTGATAGGTATCGATCAGCTGCAGAGGAGTGTCACGCCAACTTAAGAAGTGTAAAAGATGACCTGTGTCACTTAAGAGGCGTGGTTTCTAAAGAGCATCATGACTTTAGTTTTGTCTTAAGGAATATAAACACAGAGATACGCCGCATTGTAGACAACATCTGCCACACCCGTGAACAGGAACTGAAAGAGCAGCATCAATGTGAGCTGATTTATCTCAGGCAAGATCTCGAGAAGCAGGTTCACACAATAACAGAGGAAAACCAGGTAAACCAGAATATCATTAGAGATGTCCAGCATGCAATGCTGGAACTGGAATGTCGTTTGGAGCGCAAAGAAAAAGAACTCACCCAGCTTGAGAATGAGAAAGAGCAATGGGTTGAAAAAGAGAGTGATCAGATAGATAGGATAAAAATCCTTGAGCAGCTCACTAGTAATCAGGCTGAAGAGATGAAGACAGTCTTGGCTTCAAGAGACTCTCTTACCAGTCAGCTTGAGAACCTGCACTGTGAGATTGAATGTAGCCAGGAAAAGATTCGGCAGGAATTGGAAGTAGTAAAGCAGTCCCACTTAAAGGAGCTGGAGGAACGAATAAGGCAGGAACACAAAGTAGAACTGGAGAACCTTATCAAGGACAACCAGAAGACTATTGAACATCTTGTTGCTGAAAATACAGCAAAGTTAAGTGAGGCAGAGGATCGCCGTGCCACTGTGttgaatgacaaaaataaacaatttgagGACTTGGAGGCTCTTAATTCTGAGCTGGCTGACCTCCGCTGCAAACTAGAAATGGAGCTCGCCCTCAAAGAGTCAGAAACAGACGAGTTGAGGCTGAGACTTGAGACCAAGATGCAGCAGGATGAGGCAGTGAAGTTCCAGGTAGAGGTTGAGACCAGAGTCCTTAGCGAAGAACTGGCAGCTGTCAAAAAAGAGCTTCAGGTAAAAAATGAAGAGTATGAAGTGGACCGATCAGAGCTGAGAACTCTCATGAGAATTGAGAAGGACCACTGCATCTCAGAGCTGGTGGACAGACATGAGGAGGAGACTACTTTGTTACGCAATGAGCTGTCCTCCCTGCAGCTGCAAGCCCAAGATGCTGAAAGGAAACATGCTGAGCAACAACAGAATCTTAAGCAGGAGATACAACAACAGTTGAATgctcaaaatgaagaaaaagaaaagcagttgAGGAGCTTTCAAGAGCTGGAAAAAGAATTGAGGACTGTTATCAGCAGTTTGCAGGCAGAAAATGAGCAGCTCTCCGAACAGCTGGAGCAGAACAGACTGGCCATTGAGAAAAATgtaggaaaagaagaagtgtcTGAAGTTGCATCATTAGATGCATTTAAAGAATTGGAGCATcagaaggaggagatggagaaaagactgtcagaaaaaattaaacaacTCGAGAATAAGCTTCATGATAGGCCATACTCAAAAAG TGAAGAAGGGTTGTCGCTGCATGATGAGGGAGCTGCAGATGCTGGGCCGTCGCTGCCACCAGACCCGGCAGAAcagctggagcagcaggagaagaCCTCCCTGCAGTCCCAGATAGAGCTcctggagaaaaagaagaatgaggAGATACAAAATATTAAGACATCACTAATCGCAGAACAGCAG ACTCATTTCAACACAGTTCTAACTCACGAGaagttgaagaaagagcaaatcATCAATGACCTCACAGAGCAGTTGCATAAAGTCACCCAGCAGCAGGACAAGGACAAAG CTCTGATAGAGACACTCTCAGAAGACAGAGCCTGTGTCATGCAAGAAAAGAAACACTTGGAAGAGGAGCTCAACCGACTGCGCAGCACTGCAATGGTCTCCTCTGCCTTCTTCAGTCCTCACACCTCAGCTCAGGAGCTcccagaggcagcagcagccagaGCTTTGCCTGTTTCTGGAGCTTGTTCCTCTGAGTTTGCAGCTGAAACGGACAGACTGGCCTCTGTGGCAGCCATTCGAGATGATGAGCAAGTTGATTCGGCAGTAGAAGCCAGCATGGTGACAGTCCA tgaGAACATCCTGATCTCAGAGGAGAAGCAACGAATACTCTTGCTTGAGAGG ACTTTAcacatgaaagaagaagaaaacaagcgTCTCAGTCAACGACTG ATGTCTCAGAGCATGTCATCAGTGTCATCAAGGCATTCAGACAAAATCGCCATCAGAGA TTTCCAGGTAGGCGATTTGGTTCTAATCATTCTGGATGAAAGGCACGACAATTACGTGCTGTTCACTGTTGGCCCCACCCTCTACTTCCTCCACTCAGAATCTCTCACTGCACTGGACCTCAAACCAG CAACGGGGACAACCAGACGACCGTGGGTACTTGGAAAAGTGATGGAAAAGGAATATTGCCAGGCAAAAAAG GCCCAGAACAGGTTCAAGGTTCCATTAGGAACAAAGTTCTACAGAGTGAAAGCCGTTCCTTGGAACAGAAAAGTATAG